From the genome of Lotus japonicus ecotype B-129 chromosome 6, LjGifu_v1.2, one region includes:
- the LOC130725076 gene encoding uncharacterized protein LOC130725076, translated as MANSNGGYGGFAMTLPVLDAKTNYDRWKVAGEDATDAQKAASCESKKKDCKALFLLRQCLDPNNFENISSAETLKVAWDNLERSLGGAERVKKVKLQTMRRKYEPLQMENQESISDYFSRILSLINLMKGCGESMTDLQDVEKVLRTLTSRFDHVVVAIEESKDLEKLKIDELQGMLEAHEQRIKERSDRSTEQALQAQAGKRSSGFNDGSKKGKEKLKKDKWMGNDSSRQENLCSDSGSSYHYGESSNSQNDQDSSNKKGNYGAKATGQKKKVDRKKVQCWNCTNFGHFAAECAKFQKKNKDAEVSMAQGEDSDGLELLMAITEDEQITEDEHDSDEPVLLMATTTTTDDEHGFYGL; from the exons ATGGCGAACTCCAACGGTGGCTATGGAGGTTTCGCCATGACTCTTCCTGTCTTGGACGCGAAGACCAACTACGATCGATGGAAG GTCGCCGGAGAAGATGCAACTGATGCACAGAAAGCTGCATCTTGTGAATCAAAGAAAAAGGATTGTAAGGCTTTGTTTCTTCTACGTCAATGTCTCGATCCCAACAATTTTGAGAATATTTCCAGCGCAGAAACCTTAAAAGTGGCATGGGATAACCTTGAACGAAGCCTTGGTGGTGCAGAGAGGGTGAAGAAGGTCAAGCTTCAAACCATGAGGAGAAAGTACGAGCCGTTGCAGATGGAGAATCAAGAATCAATTTCAGATTACTTCTCCAGAATTCTTTCTCTCATCAACTTGATGAAGGGATGTGGAGAATCCATGACAGATTTGCAGGATGTTGAGAAGGTATTAAGAACTCTCACAAGCAGATTTGATCATGTGGTAGTTGCCATTGAAGAATCGAAAGATCTTGAGAAACTCAAGATTGATGAATTGCAAGGCATGTTGGAGGCACATGAACAACGAATCAAAGAAAGAagtgatcgctccactgaacaAGCTTTGCAAGCACAGGCTGGGAAACGTTCCTCTGGGTTCAATGATGGCTCCAAGAAGGGAAAGGAGAAGCTCAAGAAGGATAAGTGGATGGGGAATGACAGTTCCAGGCAAGAGAACTTGTGTTCTGATTCTGGTTCCAGTTACCACTATGGTGAGTCTTCAAATTCACAGAATGACCAAGATTCTTCCAACAAGAAGGGCAATTATGGTGCAAAGGCAACTGGGCAGAAGAAGAAAGTAGACAGGAAAAAGGTTCAATGCTGGAATTGTACGAATTTTGGCCACTTTGCTGCTGAGTGTGCCAAGTTCCAGAAAAAGAATAAAGATGCTGAAGTGAGCATGGCTCAGGGTGAGGATTCTGATGGTCTTGAACTGCTCATGGCCATCACAGAGGATGAGCAAATCACAGAGGATGAGCATGATTCTGATGAGCCAGTACTGCTCATGGCCACCACGACCACCACAGATGATGAACATGGATTCTATGGCTTATGA
- the LOC130724415 gene encoding probable E3 ubiquitin-protein ligase XERICO, whose translation MGLSNFPCPSEGVLPLLVMNTVLSVALLKNMFRSMLQVIFGANNSYYHYSPDIDDEQESTSQEKGRRVSITHYKSLCRRNRSITTECCCCVCLCGFEANQEVSELPCKHFFHKGCLEKWFHNKHNTCPLCRSIE comes from the coding sequence ATGGGTCTGTCAAACTTCCCTTGTCCATCAGAAGGGGTGCTACCTTTGCTTGTGATGAACACTGTTCTATCAGTAGCTCTGTTGAAGAACATGTTTAGATCCATGCTCCAAGTAATATTCGGTGCCAATAATTCCTATTATCATTATTCTCCAGATATTGATGATGAACAAGAGAGTACTTCACAGGAAAAAGGAAGGAGGGTGTCAATAACACACTACAAGTCCTTGTGCCGCCGCAACAGGTCCATTACCACAGAGTGCTGCTGCTGTGTGTGTCTGTGTGGATTTGAAGCTAATCAGGAGGTGAGTGAATTGCCTTGTAAGCATTTCTTCCATAAAGGCTGCTTGGAGAAATGGTTTCACAACAAACACAACACTTGCCCTTTATGTCGTTCCATAGAATAA
- the LOC130725075 gene encoding geranylgeranyl pyrophosphate synthase, chloroplastic-like, which translates to MSFVNLNTWARPSFVMNHATRSRSPTFYLFHGLRKIPISPIIPAKPQRYQLCSSSTVSAVMTKEETVEAEKEKPTFNFKSYMIQKATQVNQALDDAVSLQDPLKIHEAMRYSLLADGKRVRPVLCLAACELVGGTKPMVISAACAIEMIQTMVSSKIMNKKTQK; encoded by the coding sequence ATGAGTTTTGTGAATCTCAACACATGGGCACGCCCAAGTTTCGTGATGAACCATGCTACCAGATCCAGATCCCCAACTTTTTACCTCTTCCATGGCCTTAGGAAGATACCCATTTCGCCAATTATCCCCGCAAAGCCCCAAAGGTACCAACTCTGTTCTTCTTCAACTGTTTCGGCGGTGATGACCAAGGAGGAGACGGTGGAGGCTGAGAAAGAAAAACCCACCTTCAATTTCAAGTCCTACATGATTCAAAAGGCGACCCAGGTTAACCAGGCCCTCGACGACGCCGTTTCGCTCCAGGACCCTCTCAAGATCCACGAGGCCATGCGCTACTCCCTCCTCGCCGACGGGAAGAGGGTCAGGCCGGTTCTCTGCCTCGCCGCCTGTGAGCTCGTCGGAGGGACCAAGCCCATGGTGATTTCAGCGGCGTGCGCCATCGAGATGATCCAAACCATGGTATCAAGcaaaataatgaataaaaagACCCAAAAATGA